Part of the Amblyraja radiata isolate CabotCenter1 chromosome 27, sAmbRad1.1.pri, whole genome shotgun sequence genome is shown below.
tctggtcctcaattcccctactcatcACTCTAGATAGGATGTAttcatctgatctattcctctcatggttttatacacctatataagatcacccctcatcctcctgcgctcgaagGAATAGAACCCTAGCCTGCCCCAACTCTCCTGATAACCCAGGCCCCTCGtgttctggcaacattctcgtaaaccttctctgcaccttttgcaGATTGACAATCACTACTGAATATGGAGCGCGACAAAACtctacagggcagcacggtggcgcagcgggtagagctgctgcctgacagcgcagaGAGCCAgattcaaacctgactacggatgctgtctgtatggagtttgtacgtttgcacccgtgacctgcgagggttttctcctggtgctctggtttcctcccacactccaaagacgttcaggtttgtaggttaattggcttggtataagtgtaaattgtcccctcgtgtgtgtaggacaatgttaatgtgcggggatcgctggtcggcactgactcgatgggccgaagggccagtttccgtgctgtatctctaaactaaactaaaacattcacTGACCATTGTATTATTTTCTGATCTCACTTTGCTGGTCTCGCTCCGTGTGGACACATGTTCCGTGTGGGCCCGTGTTCCGTGTGGGCCCGTGTTCCGTGTGGACACATGTTCCGTGTGGACACGTGTTCCGTGTGGACACATGTTCCGTGTGGACACGTGTTCCGTGTGGACACGTGTTCCGTGTGGGCCCGTGTTCCGTGTGGACACATGTTCCGTGTGGACACGTGTTCCGTGTGGGCCCGTGTTCCGTGTGGACACATGTTCCGTGTGGACACGTGTTCCGTGTGGGCACATGTTCCGTGTGAGCCCGTGTTCCGTGTGGACACGTGTTCCGTGTGGACCCGTGTTCCGTGTGGACACATGTTCCACGTGGACACATGTTCCATGTGTTCCCATGTGGTCACGTGTTCCATCAGGACACATGTTCAATGTGGGCTCGTGTTCCATGTGGGCCCATGTTCCGTGTGTTGTCCACTCTAcagtcccccccctcccactctaaaGAAGTGATGTCTGTGAAGGACACAAAAACCTGTAGCCGCAGCAAATCTGAAACCAAGAGAGAGCACAGCGACAGTCTGCAGGTCGGGCAGCACCAATCAATAAAAcattgatgtgtaggaagaaactgcaggtgctggtttacaccaatgatagacacaaaatgctggagtaactcagcgggatgggcagcatctctggagagaaggaatgggtgacgtgtgggGTCTTAAAGttcgttagtctgaagaaggatctcgatctgaaacatcaccttttctcctgagacgagtcactccagcattcagTGTGTAATGTAGATGAAACATTggctgtttctttctccacagatgctgcctgacctgctggccgATTCTAGCACTTCGTGTGTTGGCGTTTTGATTCATTTATATTAACAAACAATATTAGAGTATTTAGAAATCTAGGGACATGATCTGAGCAATAAGCGACGTTCACCCAGGGCGCCTTCTCTGGAAATGTTGCAACCGATCAGAAACgggctggagggggaggggagagaggggggcaggggggaggggagagagcgggaggggagagaggggggggggggacggggaggggagagagagggggggggaggggagagaggggggcaggggggaggggagagaggggggggggagggagagagggggacaggggggaggggagagagggggacaggggggaggggagggagggggggggcaggggggagggggagagaggggggcaggggggaggggtgggacacTGCCACCGCCGCCGCCATGTCGGTGCCTTCACTAAACGAAGAGTCACAAAACTGCCCACATTTCCCGTCGCTGCCGTGTTGTTTCCAGGATGTAATTTAGAAAAAATCCCGGCTGATTCACCGGACATTCCCGTCGTGGAAACTCCCCCCCGTCCCGGACCCAGGGGAAGgaatctgccccccctccccctccccaattccCCCCCGCTCTCCCCAATCCCTAGTATCCCTCTCCCCATTGCGAGGCGGTGTGGAGCCGGGCGCCCGGttaacggagggggggggggggggggggggggagaatgaggggggagagggcggggggggggggggggggggggagagggcgagggttggggagagggggggagcagcCGGTTGGAGAGAGGGCGAGGGGGGGTTCCCCGCTACCGGGCCCCGCCTCCCGTTGCCGATTGGCGGCGGACTCTCAGCTCCGCCCCGGCGGCGGGTCCCGGGAGCTGCCGCTTATCAGCGGAGCGGAGACACAACGGATCGGAGCAAGAGAGCGGCCGCTGATAGACCCGCGGACAGTCGCCCTGTTACCGAGCCCGTGTAGTCGCCACTCAGCGCCAGCCTTGTGTCCAGAGCCGGACAGTCGCCCCGTTACCGAGCCCGTGTAGTCGCTAGCCAGCGCCAGCCTTGTGTCCAGAGCCGGCCAGTCGCCATCATGGGTAGCACACTCGCCAAGTCTAAGCCGAAGGAGCAGGGCAAGACCAGCGGACAGGTGGGTCTCCCGACACCCGGCGGCAGCGGCAAACCCGGGCTTTAAACCCCGGTGAACGGGCGGGGGGTCCGGGGTCGCGGTCCTCGCTCCTGCCTTTGTCTAGTCGCCTGGTCTTTGTGCGGCGGGTTTGCGGAGCTAGGACAATGGCTGGAGCGTCGCGCATTTCCCATTCATTGTTCCTCTTCCCCAGCCCGGTTGCGaccctctcccctcatccccatCGTCCCGGTTCCACCCcgaaccccatctccccccccgaaccccacctcccccccccccccgaacccccccccccccccccccgccgctccCTCCGTCCCCGCCCGGGCGCGGCTCAGTGGCGCCGCCTGGCAGTAAGTGGCGGTGCTGACGGTAGCCAGGGCACCGGACCCGCCCCGCCCGGCCACCGGAGGACGGgggaccctctctccctcccgccGTCCAGGGTTTGCATTAACCGACTGTTAGTTATCCCGGTGCGGCCGCGCCCTGCGCTCGGACTCCACCCGGCGGTGCTAGCCCTTGTCCCGGGGCCCGTGTGACACCCACCCCCCCAAGGGGCACCTGTCGCTGTCCCGGGTCCCCGCCACCCACCACCTCTCTTCTCTAGTTAGAtagcgctctaggggctagtggagtcaagggatatggggagaaggcaggcacgggttattgattggggatgatcagccaagatcacaatgaatggcgatgctggctcgaagggccgaatggcctcctcctgcacctattttctaagtttctctcTGTCCGCAGGAGAACGGCCACGTCAAGATCAACGGGGACACGTCGCCCACCAAGGCGGACGGGGAGACGGTGGTGGCGACGGTGGTGGCCGGGGACGTGTGCGCCGCCGAGGCGGGGAAGGAGAGCCCGGGAGACGGGATCGTGCCGGCGCCCGCCGCCGAGGGCGAGGCTAAAGCCGACACccccaagaagaagaagaaaaaggcgCTGAGTTTCAAGAAGTTCAAACTGGGCAAACTGTCCTTCAAGAGAGGCCGGCGCGGCGagacggcggcggcggcggcggccggaCCGGCGGAGGCTGCGGCGGGAGAGGCggtggcagcggcggcggcggatgAGCCCCGGGCCGAGGGACAGCCCGACACCGACACCGGCGCCACTGACACCAAACCCGGCGGCCCGGAGGTGGAGGAGCCGAGCGCGGCGGAGGGGAGTaaggcggtggcggcggcagtggtggtggaggaagcgGCCGGAGCGGCCAGTCCAGAGTCCGGCTCCACGGACGCCGCCCGCGACCAGGAGTAGCCGAGGCTGTTTACAGACTTCACCCGCCACGTGTGACCTCTTCCCCGGTTACTCCCCGGACCCGCCCCGTCCCGCCAGTATTAACTTGTGTTCCATCACTGAATTAAAAAACCCTTCCTGGGAACATCTTGGGTTCGACAACATTCCTCCCCAGCTGTGGGGTTTATTGAAGACGATGGAGGGTTTGATTCTACACGTGGCCAACTTTGGTCTGGACATGAactgcctctctctttctccccggcGATCGTTAGCATCTGTACCCCCCCCTGGTTTAAAACATCTTGTGCTTTTTTAGAAAGACGGCAGTCTTTGATCGAAGCTTCTAGATTATTTTGTAATTTTACAGTCGACTACAACACTTTAAAATTAAGCAAACTGTGTTCCAATTGACTTTTTGATTATTTTTtgctgaggggtgggggggaattgcAACCTTTTAAATGTGAtgttttttttgctgtttttgtCCTGTAAATAAAACCGGCCAAATTGATTTGCAATTTTTTATTGCTAACTTTTAAGGTGGTTTGACTATTGTAACATTTTAAAAAGGGAAAATGAATCTTGTGGACTTTTCTCAAACTTTCCCCGTCACGGGACTTCTGGGACTAAGGCTACAGTTTACACTTGAAGTCCTGGTCAATTTATACTGATTTTTGTTAAATAGATCCCTACTATTTCATTGTCACTTTCAGCGGTGTGTATTGTACAGTTTTAGTCTTATTACCAATAAACGAAATGGAAAAATATGGATGGAAATTGTTGGATTGTCTTCACTATGTCGGTCACTGCAGGTACCTCTGCCTACCTGGACTCGCCTGGAAAGAATCGTCACCCCTCTAAACCATGGACACGTGGTGCCTGATCTTTGGTCAAATTGGATGATGGATTCTAAATCGGATGTTGGGTGATGATTGCCTGAGTTGGAGCATGtcaatagacacagagtgctggagtaactcagcgggtcaggcagcatctggagaaaacagatgggtgacgtttcttcaaacATTGGCTGCCAGGTCAAAAATACTCAGTGTCTGAGGAAACCCTCCCTCTGATCATTAATTGCCCTTCCTGCTCAGGATCGAATTCCCTGGCCAGGTATTGaaccagtgactgcgtgggtacaTGTGGGGATAATTACGTGACTTCCCCTGAAGCCCGCGACTACTCCTAGTGGGggaagatgctgcctgtgaaAGTGGGCATGTCTCTACACTGGTCGTGGATACATTGTTGTCTCTACCCTGGTCAGGGTTACATTGTTGCCTCTACACTGGTCGGGGATACATTGTTGTCTCTACCCGGGTCAGGGTTACATTGTTGCCTCTACACTGGTCGGGGATACATTGTTGTGACCAGGGGACACATTGTTGCCTCTACACTGGTCCGGGACACATTGTTGCAGTGTGTaacacccctccctctcactgCATGTTCCTGGAGAGAGAGTGAGCTTGTATTGGGAGCTCACCAACCTGCCTTGTTCAACACTGGGCTGTTTTAATTTAGATTATCAACAGGCACCACCTGAGAATGCTGATGTAACATTTATTGTTGCTGCTGTCGTCACGTGTAATGTGCGTGCTGGGAAAAACTTCAGTTGCCACCTCAGGAATGTCGATATGGACACGGTGGCATTGGGAGTTTGTCAGTGCAGCTCACCTGCATTGTTCAATGTTAGATTTACATGCAGCACCTGAGAATGCCACAACAACGTGTACTGTTGTGATCAACGAGTGAGATGCAAATAACTTCCATGAAGGATGTCAATATGGAGACACTGGAGAGAgttgatgggtcaggcagcacctgtggagggtctGGACCTGCCTATCTccgtctgcagatgctgcctgaggtaaatgggccacagtggggtgggggtggccAGTGTCACAACTGCTGACTCTGCAAAACTAACCTGGAGATCCCAGCATCTACATCTTTGTCTCCATGGAGATGAAGTACAGAGCTGGATGGTGGACATGAGAGATGTGATCTCTGCTAGGGATActgtggacatggagaggatgtttccactggtgggagagtataggaccagagggcacagcctcagaattaaaggacgtacctttaggatgggagatgaggaatttctttagccagagggtagggAATCTGGAATTAATTGCCTCTGAcagcagcagtggaggccaattcgatgGGTGTTTTTAatgcagatagattcttgattagtacgggtgtcggggttatggggagaaggcaggagaatggggttaggagggagagatagatcagccataattgaatggcggagtagactcgatgggccgaacggcctaattctgttaGTCTTGTGATTATCTCATCAGTTGGTGATTGGTCACTGCCCTCCCTCAGTATTTAATTCgcgtgtacacaaaaatgctggagaaactcagcgggtgcagcagcatctatggagcaaaggaaataggcaacgtttcggtccgaaacccttcttcagatttcgcgTGTGGTGGCTGGAAGCAGCAGGAGTTGTCATGGATCCTGTGTTAGAGAGTCTCATCCACTGGTGTGTTCTTGCAAGCATCAAGATGCTAACGCAAGTGACCAGGCTGGGTTTAGTGTGAGGTGTGCAGGGTAGTGACAGGTAACACTTACAAGGTGTCCGCCATTGCCTTGCCCAATGCGCAAGAAACATGTTTAACCTGCATACTCTAATTGTATTTATCTTGTGtagctacaaggaactgcagatgctggtttacaataagagACAAAGCCCTCAGACGACATTGTCTgaattccccacagatgctgcctgcctgacccgcagagttactccaggactcggGATGGTCCTTCATTGTAGCCCAGCAGCACCCTCCAGTGTTCAGTAGCGGAACTACGGCAattctatgtgtaagaaggaactgcagatgctggtttaaacagaaacaGTAATTCCCAACCCTTGGGCAAGTAGagctatctatggagcgaaggaaataggcaacgtttcggcccgaaacccttccgggtttcagcccgaaacgttacctatttccttcctgaagggtttcggcccgaaacgttgcctatttccttcgctccatagatgctgctgcacccgctgagtttctccagcacttttgtctaccttcgattttccagcatctgcagttccttcttaaaaacatagaGCCTTTGGTAGCTCAGTGTCGTACACTACCTACCACCTCCGCTCAAAGTTGAGGAGTCACATTTCCAGAACAACACAAATCACAGTTTGAGTGAATATTTTAATTAAGTTTTGGTCAAAAAAGGTAATGAAATAAACTTAATTCACAAGCAGCAAGATAAAAAACACACGCATCTGACCCATGTTTCAGTAGGGCGATAAGATactataaagttttttttttttaatggaaaactTGTCTTTAAGGAGCCTAAGTATACAAGTCAACTGATCTTACCCAGTTTATAATATATAAAAAAATTAATAGAATATTCATCTTCCATCTGATTACTACTTCTAACGGGAGGGGACATGATTCTCAGTACTTTCACAGAATACAAATGGTACATTATGGGCAGTAAAAATGCAAGTCCGTTCTCACCACTGACATAACAGTGGTGTGTGCGCAACAAATACCAACCAGGCAAAGGAGGCAACACACTGGAAAATACATATAGGAAAGGGTTAACAACTCCTTTGTCAACTTCACTTAACAATTTAACTTTCTTTAGATCACAGATTAAACAACTTCCAAGGTCAAAACTGTGTTTACAAATAAATTACATGGTCCATCGTACCGTGTAAAAAAATAAGCATTTGTTGGGTCATCTAACATTGCTACTCTACAGTAAGCATGCTGCATGAAGTGGAGCCAATACCTGTCCTTCTTGAGTTATGCATTGCTGGTTTTGGTCTCTTCCACCTTAATTCTAGGGGGGAAAGCACATTAACAGTTGGTGAATTGCACAAAACTCCACAGTTAACACTGGCGCATTCTTACAATCCATCATGGAAGTGGATAGACTTTTAAATAACATTGGGAGAGATAAGGATAGGAAGAGTTCAAAGAAGGAGTCAAGTGGTGGAAAATATGACCAGCCTAGTatccatcttagtcagcatggacaaggtgggctgaagggcctgttttcatgctgtacaacTGACAGACTTCCTATGACTCGTTATAGAACTAATTAATTTTCCAGACTATTGGGAAAGCAACCATTCAGCCCCCAACTAACTATCTATGAACACCACCCCAGTCCACACACTAACCTGGCCCATGTATCTTCCCTTCAACACCACCCCATTCCACACACTAACCTGGCCCATGTATCTGCCCTTCAACACCACCCCAGTCCACACACTAACCTGGCCCATGTATCTTCCCTTCAACACCACCCCAGTCCACACACTAACCTGGCCCATGTATCTGCCCTTCAACACCACCCCAGTCCACACACAAACCTGGCCCATGTATCTACCCTGCAACACCACCCCAGTCCACACACTAACCTGGCCCATGTATCTGCCCTTCAACACCACCCCAGTCCACACAAGCCTTTTGTTGCTGCCAGCTCCCTCCCTCCGACAGCTCATATATTCACCCATGGGTTGGCCCCCTCTTTAATGCCCATCTCACTGCCAGCAGATACCTGCTGAACAAATTTAACAGGAGACTCGACAGCCACCATATAGACCTACTGAAATAGAAATTATTTTCAATCATTAATGCTTTTGATAATTCGTGGCTTAGTTAGGATATGCACACTTTAAATTTGTAGTTTATCATATGTTTCAACTCCAGATTATAGTTGAAGTTCATATATAAAACTGGAACCAATCTAACTGGTCCCAGCTATTAACTGCCAGAGTTTGCCTGGCCGGTTCCTACCCTCACCCCGTCCAAGCCCCCGGCTCTGTCACTGTTGCAACCGCACACACTAGGCTGAAGGAAGTGAATACAGGTCCAAACGGAGGGAATATAGGCAGGTTACAGAGCAAGGCGCGGGTACACAGAGGCAAAGATTACACAAGGATAAGtgtgtacgagagagagagacagtgtcaGTGCACATGCATTAAACCAAATGTAGATGTTACATTCAGTGTCAATGTGCAAAAGGAGCGCATGCAAACACAAATGTTGATCGCAGAACAAGAACAACTTAATGACAAACACCAGGCAAGCTGCCACTCGGGTAAACGATGGGTTAAAAGCATCCCAGAGAGGCATGCAAGAGATGACTTGAGGCCAAACAAAAACATTGCACAAAGTGTATAGAGTCATTGAATATCAAGCCAGAAAAGGAAGAATGACGACAGTTTTGAGAAGTGTTTATTTTTGCATCGTTGGAAAGTGTGGAATATTTGAGACACAAATAAAGCAGCATACCCTTTAGTTTCCAACTTCTCTGTAACACCATCTTTGGCTTTCTCTTCCTCCTTACCATCTAGAAAACCAACAAAAATACACCATTTAACCTGAATTGCCAAACATTTTAGCTCAGGCACAGAAGCAGAACAGTCAGTCAGCTCAACTAATGGTGGGTTGCACACAGAGTGAAGGTTGCTGACCTGGTCACTGGGCTGAGCATTGGGCCAGGTTTAGGGACGGTCAGAGTGAAGATTGCTGACCTGGTCACTGGGC
Proteins encoded:
- the marcksl1 gene encoding MARCKS-related protein isoform X1, with product MGSTLAKSKPKEQGKTSGQENGHVKINGDTSPTKADGETVVATVVAGDVCAAEAGKESPGDGIVPAPAAEGEAKADTPKKKKKKALSFKKFKLGKLSFKRGRRGETAAAAAAGPAEAAAGEAVAAAAADEPRAEGQPDTDTGATDTKPGGPEVEEPSAAEGSKAVAAAVVVEEAAGAASPESGSTDAARDQE
- the marcksl1 gene encoding MARCKS-related protein isoform X2; the encoded protein is MGSTLAKSKPKEQGKTSGQENGHVKINGDTSPTKADGETVVATVVAGDVCAAEAGKESPGDGIVPAPAAEGEAKADTPKKKKKKALSFKKFKLGKLSFKRGRRGETAAAAAAGPAEAAAGEAVAAAAADEPRAEGQPDTDTGATDTKPGGPEVEEPSAAEAAGAASPESGSTDAARDQE
- the marcksl1 gene encoding MARCKS-related protein isoform X3; the protein is MGSTLAKSKPKEQGKTSGQENGHVKINGDTSPTKADGETVVATVVAGDVCAAEAGKESPGDGIVPAPAAEGEAKADTPKKKKKKALSFKKFKLGKLSFKRGRRGETAAAAAAGPAEAAAGEAVAAAAADEPRAEGQPDTDTGATDTKPGGPEVEEPSAAEGTASPESGSTDAARDQE